CGAGGGAGGTGGGAAAAGTGTAGACCCATAGAAATCACGAGTTGCAAAATATTtctcaaaaaaataatttattttatcaCGCTTGTTTGCTTACCCGCCCGCAGCCCGCATACCTGCTCATCAACTCCCCGTCAATCTTGCCCACTGCTCATGTCTCCTTTGAAGCAGATGCAATGGTGGCCCCATCCGTAGTCGGAGGAGGCGCTTGCCAGCTTCGGCGGCAGCAGATCTGGGCACGTCTCGATCACAAGACGCAAGCTTTGCTTGGCGCGAGCAATACTCGGATGGAATCATGGCCGCGCGGCTCCAAGCTCCGTCAAGCGAGCACCAACCGAAAGGGAAAGGAGATGCTCCGGATAAGGACGCATCAATCTTCCCCGGCGATTCCGTGACGGTGGCGTGGGGGCGTCCACCACCCGCGTCGATCGGACGCCATGGATGTCATGTCCCCCAACTCCACATCGGTGATCGCCGCTTTAAAAAGCCCTGCCCCCCGCGCGACGAGGGAGATCACcggagacggcggcgccgctgaTCGCCCCCGCACCCGTGGGAGCCGAGCACGAGCCCACCACCACGACACGCTCGAGCAGGATGGCGAGCCTGACCGTGCCGCCGGTGCCGACGAGCCCCCGGCAGGACGCCATCGACCTCCACAGGGCGTTCAaaggtcgccgtcgccggctctAATCTGGCCGCCAGCCCGCCACGGCGGCTCGGCACCACCACCAGCTCTGATTCTGAACAAGAACAACACTGAACTGAGCtgcagttgctgctgctgcgatgCAGGGTTCGGGTGCGACAGCACGACGGTGATCAGCATCCTGGCGCACCGCGACGCGGCGCAGCGCGCGCTCATCCAGCAGGAGTACCGCGCCGCGTTCCACCAGGACCTCGCCCGGCGCATCGCCGCTGAGCTCAGCGGCCACCACAAGCGCGCCATGCTGCTGTGGATCCTGGACCCGGCCGCCCGCGACGCGACGATCCTGAAGCAGGCGCTGACGGGGGACATCACcgacctccgcgccgccaccgaggTCATCTGCTCCCGAACCCCGCCGCAGCTCCAGACCCTGCGGCAGGCCTACCGCGCCCGGTTCGGCTGCCACGTCGAGCACGACGTCGCCGAGCGCGCCTCCGGCGACCACCAGCGGCTGCTGCTGGCGTACCTGGCGGCCCCGCGGTGCGAGGGGccccggcccgcggcggcggcggaggacccGGAGCTGGACGCGCGGGACCTGtaccgcgccggcgagcggcggctgggCACCGACGAGCGCGCCTTCATCCGCGTGTTCACCGAGCGCCGGCGGGCGCACCTGACCGCCGTGGCGCGCGCGTACCGCCACATGTACGACCGGCCCCTGGAGGCGGCGGTGAAGAGCGAGACGTCGGGCAGCTTCCGCTTCGGCCTCCTCACCATCCTCCGCTGCGCCGACAGCCCGGCGAGGTACTTCGCCAAGgtacggcgccggcgcggcgtccATGGGCATGGGCTGGCTGCTTGTACCTGCTTCTGACcaacggcggtggtggcgcaggTGCTGCGCAAGGCGATGAAGGGGCTGGGCACGAGCGACTCGGCGCTGATCCGGGTGGTGGTGACGCGCGCGGAGATGGACATGCAGCACATCAAGGCGGAGTACCACAAGATGTACGGGCGCTCGCTCGCCGACGCCATCCACTACGAGACCTCCGGCAACTACCGcaccttcctcctctcgctcgtCGGCCGCGACCGCGCCTACTACTGATCACCGCCGTGTCGCAGCTCGCAGGACGGTGTGCCCGGTGCTGCCTCCATGGCTCTGGCTCCAGGCTATGATCTCGTACGTGTATCTGCACACGCCGTAATTGATCAGTGATCAATCTTCGCGCACACTGTGCTCACTGAATTGGTTTCTTCCTTCCGTCCTCAGTTTCAGCATCCTCATGCAGACCAAAAAACGGATCCATTTATTATTCATTTCCGATGCTATGGTCATATGTACATACAACAAGGCCCAATTTCACAGCGTAAAATAAAAACATAGAGCTGTATGCACAAGCAGCGCTGACTATTCACCACAAGTTCATCCGTTCACATGCCATACACAGAAGAACAACGTGTATCGGCTAACATCGCAGAGCTATTATATTATACACCGAGTCACCGAGACAAACCAAAGCTGCCGCAGCAGGCGTGCCGTCCTCTACACCTCTTACAAACCGGCAATCCTTGTAATTCACATAGATCAAAGGCTCCACACAAAGGATGTAACCAAAGCCGGAACTAGCCTCAGCCTCAGTCTACAGGCTTCTGGTTCACGTGCCGCGACGCGGAGTAGGACTGGATCGCCGAGCTCGTGACGCCGATGGAGTGCTTCGTCAGGTCCATGCTCTTCCTCGCGGCGAACCAGATCACCCAGAAGAACCCGACCCAGCCTGCATAGCACGCATTTTTTCCCCAACATTAGCACACGTGATCCAACAAGTTCTTGGGAGATGAAGATCTGCTTTCGGACCTAACAAATCTGAGAAAAAGATAATTCTAGTGGCAAGGAAACTGCTTTGTCAAAACAGATCAGTCCGTGTTTAAATTTCTGCATCACGACCTCCATGGCATTTCTGAAGCGAATCATAACTGTAGCTATTTTTTCTAAAGTTGTTCCACTTTATTCCCCATTATCCCGATCTAGTTTCGAGCTTTCGTGCCTACTTATTCTCCACGAATTTATGCAAGTAGTGCCATGCTGAATCATTCCCAAAAGTAAAACTAGAAATTGACAAGAGATTCTAGACTATTGGTCAGTTTCAACTTTACCTTTCAAAAAGGCTCTAACATGAAGTAATGTCTAGGAGAAGaaactttttctttttgatggcTCTAAGAGATGTAAGATGATAATCACTGTTATGGCTCTGAATTGATATCATTAACCTACTTGATCACACAATTTAAACTGCGGCTGTTGCACTCGTAGTTTCCAGTACTTCAGTTCTACAACTTTCTTCTGTTATCGAAATTCTTTTATCTTGCAAGTTCATACTATTCACATCTTAAAGGTTGACTATGCATTAAAGCAGGACCCAGTGTAAGAATTTGCATTTCACCGTGAAATTTCCTGAACTTTAAACTACCTAGCTCCCACTCGTTTTTCAAACATACTGTGAAGAAGTTTCTCAACTTTGCAAGGACTAATTCAAACCCTCTAAATGGTTCTCCTAGAAAACAGATTGACAAAGAGAACACTACAACCTGCTAATAATTTGTTAAAATTACATAGTAGATGTCTAGATGATTCGCCTGACTAGAAAACATCACAATCAATCAGTACTAACTATCCAACAAATTATATATTATAGATGCCCCCACATGATTGTCCTAACTAATTAGGAAACAATGCCAAAGTAAACTCTGCAATATGTATCAAATGATTCAGTGCAATGTTATGGCACAATATGCATAGTTTTCCTTTCTGTGTTCCTCCAGTATTAATAGTTATTCTtcaaaaatattcaaatataACACTATTAAAAGTTACTTTTACAAGTGTATTAGTGAGTAAGCAACACATGGTTCCGCTAATTCAATTTAGTGCACGATCATATTGCTCCCTAGAAGAGCACAGAGAGGCAGCACGAACAGGCAAACCAGTTTCTAATATAATTTCATTTTACAGGCAAGAATAAGAATTTGAGATAATTCAGTTGAAACAATAAAGGTTTATCATATATTCAACATTACTGTCTAAATTTACTTACGATGCCGAAGCGCATAACGGCTTGAATACTGGTTGGCACTATGCAGTTAAAGTCTTAAGGCTGTTACGCCTGAAGGTGGTTCGTGAATTAACAGATCTATAACACCTCAATCTTTTTTACAGGGAAAGAGATATGACTTACCAGTAGCAATCATTACTCCAACAATTGCTGAGATAACCGTGGCAGAAATGGCAAAGACAGCAACTGACACTGCTCCAACATACACTGCAACTACGCAAGCAAAGAAGATAGCCAAGAACCCCCCGGCAGCTGCCAATGACATCAGGACCGAGACAATGACGGCATTAGCAGTCGCAACCAGCAGGAAGAACATGAAAATGAGGAGGCCAGTCAATGTGATAAGCGTGATGGTCCCGACCTGCCACATCAGGAGCAGATGAAGTGAGGATAATTAAATCCCTGAGAAATTTCAGCTATTCCTAAAGATGGTGCAACCGAGGAAGcatgtaagagcatctccaagagtgtcCAAAACTCATTCCTAATAATTTGATTTTGGATgtgattaaaaaaaaaatcaagctcCAACAGTTACCAAAACAAACTCCCAATATTTCCGCCTAGCCAAAACAGGCGACATCAGTGGCCAAATTTCCACGTACCATCCGAACTCCTAATCGGTGATTCCATGCTAGCCTAGGTCCAAAATCAAGCTCACATGTCATCGCCCATTCATCCGGCTGGAAAACAGATTCTTCGAGGCACCATCAGCACCGGCCACTGCACGCCAAGCCACTGCATTCCTTCGTCCGGGCGGCTCGGATTGGGCATTCGGGATCGGTTCCCACAGAACTTCGGTTCCTAGATAATAGGTACCGATCGGTTCTTTCTATAGACAGGAACCGAGCAACTTCGGTTTGGGTTAGTTCTGTTCGGTACCGGTACTAACCGAAGGAACCGAACTTTCaggatgaaaaaaaaacagaggcactggggaggatggccggagCACTGGGCGGCCAGGCACGCCGGAGCAGGCTTGGCCGGGGCACTaggtgggcgccggcggccggcggtgggggaggGGACAGCCTCGCGAGCGCTCGGTgggtggtggcggccgccggcctgGCGAGGTAGCCGGGCAGGGCTCGAACGGCGTGGGGTGGCAGGGAGCCGAAGGCTTGACGCCAGGCGACGGGCGGGgaccagcgggcggcggcgggcgctcgCGCCAGGTTAGTGACGCCGGGCAACGGGCGGGGCTGCGCTTGGGGGCGGGGaccagcgagcggcggcgggcgctcaCGCCAGGTGAGGAGCGCGGCTCGGGGGGCGGATGTGGTGACGGACTGATGGTGGGTGACTGGGAATCGGTGGGGGGATGGGGTGAAAAGAAGGATTAGGTTTTCTACTTGGGCTTGGGCTGGTTAGATTGGGCCTTATTGGGCTAAATTTCGGTTCCTCGGTTAACCGAGCCCAAGAACCGAATTAACTGATAAACTTCGGTTCCGCTCAACTGGGAACCGAAGCAGAACCGAACTTCCTCGGTTCCGGTACTTTCGGTACCGGTTCTCGGTaagttcggttcggttctcggTAAATTTTGCCCAGCCCTGCGGACGGCGGTCTCATGCAAGCGATGTTTGGCATGGGGAGGACTCCTACTTCCCAGCCACGAAGGGGTGCACATTGTTTGATCTCAACTCCTTCTACAGCTCCAATCAGCTTCAGCGGCAGGGCCGTGGCAGCGGCAACTATCGAGAGAAAGAGACGAGGTAGGAAGAGACTGCTCTTTTGTGGTGGGAGAGAAGAATGAGAGAGAAGAGGTTTCCCTAGGAATATACAGGTTGCAGCtagcttcttttttttaaaaaaagttaagTTTCACTGTCGTATAATGTGAATCAAACCAGATTGGAAGCAAATGAAAATAAATATGCATAGATAATACACATAATAATACAGATAACAAGGATACATAAGTATCAAATATTTACTAGTATAATCTGGAATGATACACCGAAATTATACTCACAAGCTTGGTCGGTAGGACGGAGGTCCATCTTTGATTACATGGTGCTTTTAacatttttgggaactaaaaatAGGGTCACTGTTGGAAGGATGAGTGGTTTTTGTGCCTAAAATATTTTGGCAAGGTCCCAGTATAGAATTATTGGGAGTAAAACATATTAGAAACTCTTCCTCTAAGGAGTACAAATAAGTGCCACCTCAAATTATGGTCACCACGCACAAGTTAGGCTCTGATGGGTTCAGCTAACAATGAGATCTCCATACACTTTGACTTGGAAATTAGAATCCAGCCGATTCTTCATTTCTCTCCACAGAACTTCCATGATAACAGAATTTAGCATTGCAAAAGGGCAAGTTGACAACTGTGGCATCAAAGGCTACAGATCTAGAGCAAGATCGGTTACTACTAGGCAACCGTCTGTATTTAAGTTGCGCACACCAATTACAAAACCCAGTCAAACAAATTTAGCGAACAAGGCTGGAAAACCTATGCTCAATGGACGGATCAGGAAACGCCGCCAGCGAACGGGGGGGCGCACGCGGGGGgtgggggtgctcaccgagatGACGAGGATGGCGCGGAGGCCGCTGCCCCGCCTGGTCCACTCGAGCAGGTCCCGAGCCGAGTTCCGCGACGCCCCCGGCAGCCGCGGGGCCGCCTCGCGGGACGCCGACCGCAGCCGCCCGAGCAGCGGCTCGCCCCCGCCGGGGGACGACCAGACGCCGTCGAGGAAGCCGCGGACCACCCCGGGGAGCGTGTCCgtgccctccccctcctcgccgccgccggaggcggcgacgtccacggggcgcgcggcggaggccgcctcGCCGTTGGCGGCGGGCTCGGCGGGCCCGTACACATCCATCTGGTTGGGCGGTGAGGGTGGACGGTGGAGACAATGCCACTGCTGGGTCGGCGGCGTCGGATTGGCAGATGCGCTGGGGATTTAACTGGAAGAAGGGGGGGGGTTTtaatttaaaaagaaaaagaagggggTTTTGGAGGGACACGTGGCGGAAGGAGTGGCGCGGCCACGCGCCACGTCGGCTGTCGGGTGGGGCCCGCCTGGTTCGCGTCCCGCATTGGAGGCGAGGGCTGGAGAAGCTGGAGCTGGACTGGGCCGGGTGGGACGTTGCTACTGGCGCCTGGCGGAAGGAGCGCGCTTCGACGTGTGGCCGCCGCTTCCGTCAGTTCGGAATTTCGGATCAGGTCGAGCTGAATTATTCGGCGGGGAGGTTTTGTGAGTGGTCAGGTTACGAGTGAATGAGGCCAGGCGAGAAATGTCGGCAGCTTCTTCAATAATGTCCGCGACATTTTTAGGCCTCGAGAGTTTGTACTTAATTAATTTACTTCCTCTGTCCTAAATAGACCTGGGCATCctccgggccgggtcgggttcgggtcgggccaaaaaaagcccggtgttttttctagcggcccgtgcccgacccgacccggtggccgggccgtaaaattgagcccgcacccgacccgacagccagtcgggtcgggtcgggttcgggtcgggtcgggccggacctatgtaaaatgtcgggttccttcgggttttttcgggtttcgggtcaaaatttttagcccatgcccggcccgtcagtcataccgggtcaaaaattttgacccgagcccgcccatcaaactcttcgggtcgggtcgggtcgggctattttcgggcgggttgggtcgggtccgtcgggtcgggcagcccatgcccaggtctagtcCTAAAATATAAGATATTAGAAAATTTAAAATCTATACCCAAAAAGTCTTTTAGGTCCAATCTCTCAACTAACCAGAAAGTAATAAAAGGATTGAAAAACTCCTAGATTTCCGTTCAACAACCAATAGCTAGCTGATAATCTTGCAATTAAAACCAAAGAGAGAGCTAATGAAGGATACATACGTCTTTATCCCTATCTCTTTATTTTGTTAGCAAAAAGCTACAATGCTCTACATTTCAGGATGGAGGAAGTATGTATTATACTCCTCAATTTTCATTTAACGTATTTGTTTGTCATATGTTGAAGTTAACAAAGTTTGATcaaatctataaaaaaaatacagcaACAACTATACTACATGATATATGCACTATCAACATAGGGATAGGGTCGCTTATGTGTATTCATAGGGGTGAGAGTGCGTGCGTTTTTGAGTTTCTACGTATGtactatgttttttttaaaaaatacgtATTTCATAGTGGATTCCATAAAATAAATTTGGTATTCTAAATGGTATTATTTTCTCTACAAATTTTCTCGAATTTGCCTAAGTTTTACTTATTACAAACCTAATATAACATGCAAATAAAAAATAGAGGGGTATTATTTTCTCTACAAATTTGCTCGAATTTGACTAAGTTTTTTTTATTCCTCGTCTTGATCCATAGCTGAAAAATGTTTTCTTTGGGGAGGGGGGCTTTGGGGGCTCCATAGGATGCACGGGGTAGGGCTAACCTCCTTGCCCGACCCAGTCCAGATCTGCTCCTAGTTTTCTATATATTtaataaatgcaaatgcaaatGCATTGGAATTAGAAAATTAACATCCTTTTAAGTACTTGATTGACTCCATATACTTCTTTATACCATATATATTTTCTTGTTATTTAATATTGCAAATAATTAGATAGATTTACTATAATCTAACATGACACTCTTTATAGAAATTTGCAGGCTAAACGAACACTTATTTTAGAATAGAAAAGTAAGTTTGGAATGTAGTACTAAATCTTACTTCATCTCATTTCTTTTGTTGAGGgtagggatgtaaatggtacggatattttCTAACCGTATTCGATTTGATCCGGTTTGGAAGGGTTTTTATCCGTTCGTATCTGATTTCGGATATTCAATATTTGTAACCGATCAGTATTCAGATACTAAAAATTACATTTTAATGATGtcgatatccattacaatcATATTTGGCAAAAACTAATACTATCCTATCCGATCCATATTCGAATAAAATATAGAAACAAATACAATATCAGCAATATCTATTGGTATTCGATCTGTTTACATCCCGAATCGAGGGGTTCAATACTTCATCGCATAAAATCAAAAGAACGCAACTTGGGCCGGCCTCCTCGAGGAACAAAAGGATTGCGGACCTTCGGCCTGCATATAATGTATCTTCCTTGGGCCATCTCGACTCTCGAGGTCTACTGAGGCAGATGGGCCTCCAAATTTATGGTCCAGATGCGTCCTCAGATTCTGTCTTTCTTGCAGATtcgcgcgcgtgggagactggCATCTGCACGAGCGTGTAGCATCCATCGGTCGTGACACCCTACGTGCAGCAGAGTACGTATACGCACGGGTTATCCGAAGGAATCACATGGCATCCGTAAATTAAACAAACAAATACGCACGCTCGCACACTGCTACTGTGCATCTTTAGCTTGCTTCTCACCAAAACCTGTACGGGTTGGTCAGCACGCCCAAGTGTATCCCGTAGGGATTTCAAATGATAATGAGTGAAAGTGCTAAATTCTAGTATTAGTGTAATCAAACAGAAGTGTTAATTGGTTCGGTTAAAGTTTAGGTATGATTGAAAAACTTTAATAAAGATATGAGTGTTAATAGGTTATAAATTTTAGCCCTCTCCTTCAAAATAGCCCTAACTGCTGCTGGGGATTCATTCCACGGATTCGAATTCTTTCCTTtaatttcctttaatttctaCCCACGAACGATTGTCTTCCTTAATtttcctttttaaaaaaaaatctttctttATTTGTTCACCAATGTCGCTGCCGGGTTTACACGGCTGAGCCAtgtcgccggccggcggccctggagCCCTGCTGCCGGAGGCCGGAAGGTGACTGGTCCCCGTCACGACGCGCGCGCGTCCAATGTGTCCCCGGCCGGTGACGATCAGTGCCGGAGTCATTCTAGTATTAGTGTACCCAACGGAACTCCTCCCCTCTGATCAGAAAGGACTCCCGATTCAATTCAAGACAGCTAAGCTAGCAGCAGGGCAACCGTACGTCATGCTGCTCATCAATAGCTCGATGACGATGGATTCCTTCCTATAATTAAGCAGACACCTGATCTCATTACTGCCCTAATCACGCCAGGTGGATCCACTAGTACTGCGCTTGCTTTCTCATCGACCATCGGTTGCCAGGTCGGCCATGCAGCGCGGCCATAGCAAATGAACACCGGAGCACATGGTCCGACTAGATGACTCTGCGGTCTCGGCCTaccatggccgtgtttggtttggctcgaaaaaaatttcgccaaaactttttacatctttgaccactaatttagagtatcaaataaagtctaattacaaaaccacctccacaaccccgtgaaaatcgcgaggcgaatctaatgaggcatttgaccgcgtgattagaagatggtactgtagcatcactgtagcaaatcatcaattgaTTACCgtaattagattcatctcaaaaagttacatccgtccctgaaaaggttttgcaaatatactacatttagtactccatgcggaagttcgtctttttgtgaaattttaACGCGACGTTTTGCGAATAGACACAGTACAGTAGTTGTCAGTTCGATTCAGGCCCGTAGCTGTCTCAGATAATGTATGATAGAATTCATCAGAGGACGATGGAGTGTACATACCAAATGGTGTGTAATCCTCATCCCCCACATGCATTTGGTAGCATACAATCAGCGAGTCAAGTACTACCAACCTGAAGAAACATCAGCCAGCCAAGGAGACAGAGAGAGCATCACATCAGGATGCAAGTCTGACACCACACCTCAtctgaagatgatgatgatgatgatgatgataagcaCCACTCACTACTAATTGTGCTTACTGTGCACGTAGAAATTGTTGGCACCACCACAGTGCGCCCTGGTCCTGGACCCCAACTTGAAGACGTAGGAATCTAGGCAGAAGTGTTTGTCCAAGACGGCAAAAAGACCAGGAATCTAGGCAAAGGACGGGGGGTTGCAAAGCATTACAAAAGCAGCAGAAGAGGGCCGCAGAGGCATGGCCTATCATAAGGCCATCATGGCCAATGTTTTTTTGTCAGCGTCAAGAAAAGAGCTGAAAGGGGGCAGATGGAGTGGTCTTGGTAGGCCACGATGCATTCATCAATTCATGCATGTAGAGAGAAAAAGCTCAATCGTAGAGCAATGGATTGCGGAATCATTTGAACTTTTGAAGGCACTGCAGCCTTTTttttactctctctctctctctctctctctctctctctctctctctctttctctctctctctctctctctctctctctctctctctctccccgtgtgtgtgtgtgagtgtgtgtgtgtgtgttaaaTGTCGATCAGGGATCTTGCTCTCTTTACTCCCTGCGGCTGCGGGCTGTGGCCTCACCTCACCATTAGGAGAGCTGGAGAGGCCCAGCTTGTACGGTTCAAGCATGATGCATCTCTATCATCCATGGTGCTTGTTTACATCTCCTCTGCAAACCTTGCTGACAAAAGCGAGAGCTCATGGCCGGCAGAGGACAGCAGCAGAATGCCCTTCAAAATTCATTCAGCCGGCAGAAACTTTACGCCACATGACCCCGgtcatttttcttttcatttttttgtgctATCTACTACGGATGAAATGCAACTCTCTTCCGTGCTTGAAAAGTATGTGCCGCATTCGGATCGTGTCAATGCTTTaccaaattaattatttttattgcaAGTGCATGTGGTGCCGTTTTTTCGCCTAAGCAAACTGAAAATGCATGACAACATTTGGGAAAAGTGACTCGTCACCAATGACAGGGCCTTGCACTATCACAGAACAGAAAGTCCAGAAACTAGCTAGATATCACCTGGCGATCCTGTTGGCACCTTTTTTTTTGCACGTGTCAATCTTTTGGGCAGATGGCTGATAAGAACGGGATGACGCTGGAGTAAAGAGAGGCTGAAGCAAATTTGGCTTTTGAGACAGAAAAAGGCGTCGCAGTTAATGGAGCTAAGGAAAGAGCTGGCGGTTAAAGTCAACAAATTATCTTTTAGATTTTTGTATCATTCGGTTAGGCAAAATTTGTTTCGTGTTTCACAAGTTATGATCTCGCCATATTGGCAAAGGGGTCTAGatttaggctataaatagcagACCCCGGCATTTGTAAAA
The Panicum virgatum strain AP13 chromosome 6N, P.virgatum_v5, whole genome shotgun sequence genome window above contains:
- the LOC120678719 gene encoding annexin D5-like — protein: MASLTVPPVPTSPRQDAIDLHRAFKGFGCDSTTVISILAHRDAAQRALIQQEYRAAFHQDLARRIAAELSGHHKRAMLLWILDPAARDATILKQALTGDITDLRAATEVICSRTPPQLQTLRQAYRARFGCHVEHDVAERASGDHQRLLLAYLAAPRCEGPRPAAAAEDPELDARDLYRAGERRLGTDERAFIRVFTERRRAHLTAVARAYRHMYDRPLEAAVKSETSGSFRFGLLTILRCADSPARYFAKVLRKAMKGLGTSDSALIRVVVTRAEMDMQHIKAEYHKMYGRSLADAIHYETSGNYRTFLLSLVGRDRAYY
- the LOC120678720 gene encoding uncharacterized protein LOC120678720, with the translated sequence MDVYGPAEPAANGEAASAARPVDVAASGGGEEGEGTDTLPGVVRGFLDGVWSSPGGGEPLLGRLRSASREAAPRLPGASRNSARDLLEWTRRGSGLRAILVISVGTITLITLTGLLIFMFFLLVATANAVIVSVLMSLAAAGGFLAIFFACVVAVYVGAVSVAVFAISATVISAIVGVMIATGWVGFFWVIWFAARKSMDLTKHSIGVTSSAIQSYSASRHVNQKPVD